The Amycolatopsis sp. DG1A-15b genome contains the following window.
GTGAACGCTTCCGGCGTCAGATCGTCGTCGATGTCGAGGCGCACCGGGATCGGGTCGGCGGGATCGCCGACACCGACCAGCAAGGTGCGCACCCCGGTCAGCCTGGCCAGCGTGAGACCGAACGCGGCGAAGAGAACGGAGGACGGCGGTACGTTCGCCGTGCGCGATAGCTCGCGGAGCAACGCCTCGGTTCGCGCGGACAGCTCGATGGGCTGCCGGCGACCGGATGCGGGCGCGGGCGGTGGCCGGCGTTTGCCCGACGGCACCTCCAGGACCGTCGGCACCTTCGCCAGTCTTTGCGCCCACAGTTCGACCGTGTGCTCGTCCGGGCCCTCAAGGGTTTCCATCAGCCCGCCCCGCCTCGGCTTCGCCACGGCCGTCGGCTCTCATCCGGTCGAGCAAGGCCGCCTGTGCCCGGATCGTGGGGGCCCGGAGGACGTCGACGGGCGTGATCGTGATTCCCGAGCTCTTCGCCATCTTCGCGATGAGGGAGATGAGGACGAACGAGTCGCCGCCCGCGTCGAAGAAACTCGTGTCGTCGTCGGGGGTGTCGTAGCCGAGGGTGTCCCGCCAAGCCGAACGGACGAGACCGAGGAGACGAGGTTGCTCGTCCACCTGCTGAACACTTGCCGCGTCTGCCATGAAGTGCACCTCTCCGGTTGGTTTCGTGCGGTTCTCCGGCCGGCTCAGGCGGTCGTCGTACCGGACCGCACGGTCTCCAGTACGCCGGTGAGGTCCGCGAGCAGCGCGGCCTCCTGGGGTTTGAGGTAGAAGTGCCCGCCGGGCAGCACCCGGAGCCGGAAGGCGCCGTTCGTCAGGTCCGCCCAGCGCGCTATCTCCGCAGGGGTCACCTCGGAGTCGTCCTCGCCGGCGTACGCGTAGACGGGGCAGGCCAGCGGCGGCCGCGAGCCACCGGAATAGCCCGCCACCAAGCGGTAATCGCCGCGGACCGCCGGGAGCACGGCTTCTCTCATGCCCGGGTTCTCGAAGGCTTCGGCGCGGCTCGCATCCAGGCCCACGACGTGCGCGATGATGTCCTCGTCCGCGCTGGGCACCGTGCCGCCGGGCAGGGCGTGCGGCGGCTGCGTCCCGGACACGCACAGGGCGGCCGGCGAACTACCCCGGTCCTGCAGGCGCAACGCCACCTCGTGCGCCACCGTGGCCCCGAAACAGTGGCCGAACAGCACGATCCGGTGCCGTGCCAGCTCGCCGAGCGCGTCGGCGATGTCCTCCGCGAGGGCTTCCAGCCCGGGCGGGAACGGGTCGTCGAACCGATCCTCCCGGCCGGGGTACCGGACAGCCAGGACGCCGATATCCGACGGCAGTCCCGCCGGCCAGGTGCGATACGCACCCGCCACTGCACCGGCGTGGGGGAAGCAGACCAGTTTCGTCTCGCACCCGTCGTCGTCGCGGAAGCGACGAACCCACTTCTCCTCCACCGCGTTCTTCATCGGCTGAGCCCCTTTCCACGGCCGGCTGCCGCAGCCAGGAGTCTCGCGCTGGACGGTGCCGGTCGCGACTCTGAGCGTGCGAAGTCCTCGAACGGCATCCCCTGCCACGCCAGGCCGGGTCGCCCAGGGGCCGTTGCCGGTGCTGGTGCCGAACCCGGTAAACCGCTCCGTGCTGGCGGACCGGACTCGTCGGGCGCTTGAGGTCGGCGAGCACCACCAGGCCGTCGCTGCGGCCGCGACGTTGCCGGTGCCACCGCTTGCGCCGAACCACCAGGCCAGGAACCCGCCGCCGGGCAGCCGGGCAGGACGGCCGGAAGGATCTCGGCCGGCCACCGTGCCCGGTCCGCCGCCGGCTGCTGGCGCAGCATCACGATCCGGAACCGAGAGTGGCCGTTCGACTCGCCGGCCGCTGATCGGCGAGATTCCCGTCCGAGCAGGAAAAGGCCCCGTGGCGAACCGCCACGGGGCCTACGCCGACCGGTGTGGCTTTACCAGCCGCGCTCGGCGAGGCGGTGCGGCTCCGGCAGCTCTTCGACGTTGATGCCGACCATCGCTTCGCCCAGGCCGCGCGAGACCTTCGCGAGGACGTCCGGGTCGTCGTAGAACGTCGTCGCCTTGACGATCGCCGCGGCGCGCTGGGCCGGGTTGCCGGACTTGAAGATGCCCGAGCCGACGAACACACCCTCGGCGCCGAGCTGCATCATCATCGCCGCGTCGGCCGGGGTGGCGATCCCGCCCGCGGTGAACAGCACCACCGGCAGCTTCCCGGCCTGCGCCACCTCGCGCACCAGCTCGTACGGCGCCTGCAGCTCCTTGGCCGCGACGAACAGCTCGTCCTCGGGCAGCGAGGTCAGCTTGCGGATCTCGCCGCGGATCTGCCGCATGTGCGTGGTGGCGTTGGAGACGTCGCCGGTGCCGGCCTCGCCCTTGGAGCGGATCATCGCCGCGCCCTCGGTGATCCGCCGCAGCGCCTCGCCGAGGTTGGTCGCGCCGCAGACGAAGGGGACGGTGAAGGCCCACTTGTCGATGTGGTTGGCGTAGTCGGCCGGGGTGAGGACCTCGGACTCGTCGACGTAGTCCACGCCGAGGGACTGCAGGACCTGCGCCTCGACGAAGTGGCCGATGCGGGCCTTGGCCATCACCGGGATCGAGACGGCCTCGATGATGCCGTCGATCAGGTCGGGGTCGCTCATCCGGGCGACGCCGCCCTGGGCGCGGATGTCGGCGGGCACGCGCTCGAGGGCCATCACCGCGACCGCGCCGGCGTCTTCGGCGATCTTCGCCTGCTCGGCGGTGACCACGTCCATGATCACGCCGCCCTTGAGCATCTCGGCCATGCCGCGCTTCACCTTGGCGGTGCCGGTGACGGACTGGACGGTGCCGCTGGAGGGGGCGGGCTGCTGCTCGGACACGACGAGACCTTTCGACACGGTTCAGGGGTGGACGAGTCCGAGCGTAGGTCGGCGGTGGACCCTTGAAGCAGGCCAGTACGCGGGTATCTCAGCAGTCCACTTCACCGGCGCCCGCGACCAGGGACTCCGCGAGCGAAGTGCGCACGTAGAGCACGTGACGTCCGGCACGATGCCGGTTGACCAGGGCCGCGGCCTTGAGCACGCCGAGGTGCTGCGACACCGCCCCGGCGCTCAGCCCGGTCCGGCGGGCCAGTTCCGCGGTGGACGCCGGCGCGGCCAGTTCGGCCAGCAGCATCGCGCGGCCGCGGCCCACCACGGCGGCCAGCGCGCCGGGCGCGGTGGCCGTCCCGGTCTCCCACAGCGTGGCGATCCCGCGCGGCGGGTAGCGCAGCACCGGCTGCCAGCGCGGGTCGGTCTTGGAGAACACCCGCGGCCAGACGAACGCCGAGGGCACCAGCACGAGGCCGCGCCCGTCGAGCGGGACGGCGGCGTGCAGGTGCCGGTGCGCGACCGTGAGCGTGCCACCCTGCCAGCGGACCAGCGGGGTGAGGTCGTTGAACAGCTCGGCGGCTCCGCCCTGGGCCAGCAGCCGGGACCGGTACAGCACGTCGGCTTCGAGCAGCGCGCGGATCCGCGGCCAGTCGGGAGCCAGCACGAGGTGCCAGTAGCGCTCCATCAGCGTCGCGAGCCGCTCCAGGCCCGCCTCCGGCTCGCGGTGCAGACGGGTCAATGCGGGCGAGCGCGGCCCGGCCATCGCGTCGAGCTCCCGCCGGACCAGGCGGGCGGGCACGTCCCGCAGGTCGGCGAGCTCGTCGGCCAGTTCGGGCAGCGGCGTCGACGGCGTCCCGGCCAGGAACCCGGGCAGGTGCCGCAGCGGGACGAGGTCGCGCAGGAACCCGATGTCGAGGCCGTCGCCGGCCAGCGCCGCGGTGGCGCGCTTGATCCACGGCAGGTGCAGGGCGTGCTGCCCCGGCTGGTTCAGGACGCGGACGCTCGCCACGATCTCCCAGGCCGGGGAGAACGCGAACCGGGTGTGCGCCAGGTCCTCCGTGGAGAATGCCAGGTCGAGCACTGCTGCCTCCTGCCGGCGGGATCCGGCGCAGTCTAAGACCCTCCCTTGTGGACGATCGGCCGGGGCTCGGAAAGCCCTTGCGGGAAAGCGAAAAGCCCGTGCGGGTCGTACTTCCGGGCGACCGCGCGCAACCGCGGCAGGTTCACCCCGTAGTACGCCCGGGCCCAGTCCGGCATGTCCGGGTCGAGGTAGTTGACGTACCCGGTGGTGCCGAACTCGGGCCCCAGCCCGTCGCGGACCGCGGCCAGCGCCCGCCGGGCTTCGGCTTCGCCGCCGTCCTCGGGCGTGGCGCCGTGCAGGAACTGGAAGCTCGCCAGGGCGGACCGGTGGGGGAAGGCCGTCTCGCGCGCGCCGACGCGCGCGATCGCGCCGCCCGCGGAGTCGATGAGCGTGCCGACGCGGGGCGCCCGGGTCAGGACCTCGACGACCGCGGCCGGATCGGTGACCGGCCGCAGCAGCATCCGCGAAGTCCCGACGTACGCCGCCCGCGCCGCGACCGCGCCGGGCCGGGCCTCGTGGTCGTCGAACGACCGCATCGCGCCGAGGTGGTCGGTCACCCGCGCCTCCCGTCCGGCGGGCGGGGTGCCGACACGGCGGACGAGGTCGTCGAGCAGCTCCTTCAGCCGGGCTTCGGGGCCGAGGAACGTCCCGCTGGTGACGGCGGTCGCCGCGTCGATGTTGACCCCCGACCACAGCTCGTCCGGCATCCCCGGCAGCCACTCCTGCCAGGCGGCCAGCAGCGTGGCCTGCGTGCCCGGCGGAAAGGTGATCTTGTAGGTGACGACGTCGGCGATGGGGACGGTCCGGAAGGTGAAGCCGGTGACGATGCCGAAGTTGCCGCCACCCCCGCCGCGCAGCGCCCAGAACAGGTCCGGCTCCGCCGCCCGCGACACCGTGCGCACGTGGCCGTCGGCGGTGACGATCCGCGCCGCCTCCAGGTGATCGCACGTCAGTCCGTGCTTCCGGTCGACCAGGCCGACGCCGCCGCCGAGGGCGAGCCCGGCGATGCCGACGGTTTCGCACGAGCCGGCCGGCAGGACCCGGCCGTGCGCGGCCAGTGCCGTGGCGATCGGCCCCAGCCGGGCGCCGGCGCCGATGTGCGCGCGGCCGTCCGGGCGCACGTCGATGCCGGAAAACCGGCTCAGGTCCACCACGATCCCGCCGTCCACAGTGGAATAGCCGGGATAGCTGTGCCCGCCGCTGCGGGCGGCGACCGGCAGCCGGTGCCGGGCGGCGAACCCGGCCGCGGCCTGGACGTCCTCGACGCGTGCCGCGCCGACGACCGCGACCGGCATCCGGTCGTCGTACATCGTGAAGAAACCCTGCTTCGCCTCCGGGTAACCCGGGTCACCGGGCCGGAACAGCGGCCCCGAAAGCCGCTTCCGGAGCCGCTCCCAGTCGTCCGGCGGGGGCCACCCCGCCAGCCCCGCCACGGGTACCGCCCCGGAAATCCGCAAAAAAGCCCGCCTGTCCAAGATCGCTGCCCTCCCCCTCGCACCACGCCTCCCCCAGGGGCATTCGGCTGGTCCCGAGGGCCTTGCCTTGCCGTGACCAGGGTAGCGGGTGTGTGATCGAGGACACATCCCGTACACCAGCCGTTCGCCGAGGAGTCGTCATGGCAGACAAACAAGCCAAGAACGCCGACACCGGGGCCGCCGTCGCTGTGGACGACCCCGCCAAGGTCCGCAACGTCGTGCTCGTCGGCCCGGCCGGTTCCGGGAAGACCACCCTCGCCGAAGCCCTGCTCGCCGCCTCCGGCACGGTGCCGCGGGCGGGCTCGGTGGTCGACGGCACGACGGTGTGCGACCACGACCCGGCGGCGGTCCGCCAGCAGCGCTCGGTCGGCCTCTCGGTCGCGCCGGTGCTGCACCAGGGCCACAAGATCAACCTGATCGACACGCCCGGGTACGCGGACTTCGTCGGGGAGCTGCGGGCCGGGCTGCGGGCGGCCGACGCGGCGTTGTTCGTCGTCTCCGCCGCCGAAGGCGTCGACGCGGCGACGGTCGCGGTGTGGGAGGAGTGCGCCGCGGTCGGGATGCCGCGCGCGGTCGTCGTCTCCCGGCTCGACCACCACCGGGCCGACGCGACGGCCGAGATCGCCGCCTGCCAGGCCGCGTTCGGCGCCGGGGTGCTGCCGCTGTACCTGCCCGCGGGCGACGGCCTGGTCGGGCTGATCACCCAGCGGTACTTCGACTACTCCGGCGGGCACCCGCCGACGGTCGGCGAGCCCGCCGCGGCCGATCTGGAGCGGATGGCCGAGGCCCGCAACGAGCTGATCGAAGGGATCATCGCCGAGAGCGAGGACGAGTCCCTGATGGACCGCTACCTCGCCGGCGAGGAGATCGCGGAGACCACCCTCATCGCCGACCTGGAGACCGCGGTCGCGCGGGGGTCCTTCCACCCGGTCATCCCGGTGTGCGCGACCAGCGGCGTCGGCCTGGCCGAGGTGCTCGACGGCATCGTCCGCGCGTTCCCCTCCCCGCTGGAGCACCGGCCCCCCGACGTGACCACGCCGGACGGCGGCGAGCACGCCGCGATCACCGCGGACCCCGCGGGACCCCTCGCCGCGGAGGTCGTCCGGACGGCCGTGGACTCCTACGTCGGCCGGGTGTCACTCGTCCGGGTGTTCTCCGGGACGCTGCGCCCCGAACGCCCGGTGCACGTGTCCGGGCACGGCCTCGCCGAACGCGGCCACGAGGACCACGACGCCGACGAGCGCGTCGCACACCTGTATTCGCCGCTCGGCTCGGCCCTGCGGGAAGTGCCCTACTGCGTCGCCGGCGACCTCTGCGCGCTGACGAAGGTCGGCTCGGCGGAGACCGGCGACACCGTCTCCTCCCCCGACGACCCGCTGCTGATGGAGCCGTGGGCGATGCCGGAACCGCTGCTGCCGGTGGCGGTCGTCGCGAAGACCCGCAGCGACGAAGACACGCTGGCGCGCAACCTTTCCCGCCTCGTCGCCGGCGACCCGACGCTGCGGCTGGACCGCAACGCCGAGACCGGCCAGCTGGTGCTGTGGTGCATGGGCGAGGCCCACGCCGACGTCGTGCTCTCGCGGCTGCGCGCGGGCGGCGCGGACGTCGACACCGAGCCGGTGAAGATCAGCCTGCGCTCGACGTTCGCCAAGCCGGCCAAGGGACACGGGCGGCACGTGAAGCAGTCCGGCGGGCACGGCCAGTTCGCCGTCTGCGACATCGAGGTCGAGCCGCTGCCGCGCGGCGGCGGCTTCCAGTTCGTGGACAAGGTCGTCGGCGGCTCGGTGCCGCACCAGTTCATCCCGAGCGTGGAGAAGGGCGTGCGCGCCCAGCTGCAGCGCGGCCTGGCGGACGGCCACCCGGTGGTCGACGTCAAGGTGACCCTGGTCGACGGCAAGGCGCACAGCGTGGATTCCTCGGACGCGGCGTTCCAGACCGCGGGCGCGCTGGCCCTGCGGGAGGCGGCGGCGAACGGGCACCTCACGATGCTGGAGCCCCTGGAAGAGGTGGCCATCCGGCTGCCGGACGAGCACCTGGGCACGGTGCTGGGCGATCTGTCGTCCCGGCGTGGCCGGGTGCTGGGCACCGAAGCGGGCGAAGGCGGCCGGACGGTGATCCGGGCGGAGGTCCCGGCGACGGAACTGATCCGCTACCTGATCGACCTGCGCTCGATGACCTCGGGCACGGCCACGTTCACCCGCCGCCACGCGCGGTTCGAGCCGATGCCGGAGGGAATGGCGGTCCACTAGAGCCTGTTTCAATGTCGTAGCCACTCGTTGATCGCCGCGATGTGCACGGTCGCCTCGTAGCGAACCGCGAGTTTGTCGAACCGTGTGGCGACGCCTCGGTTGCGTTTGAGCCGGTTGATGCCGCACTCCACCGCGTGCCGTTGCTTGTAGATCTCTGGGTCGAATACCGGTGGCCGCCCGCCGGCCCGGCCGCGGTTGCGGCGATGCCGGACCTGATCAGAAGGCTGGGGAATCGTGCACGCGATCCCGCGCCGCCGCAGATAGGCCCGGTTGGCGCGGGAACTGTAGGCCTTGTCCGCCAGGACACGATCCGGCCGGGTCCGGGCTCGCCCACCACCAATCCGGGCGACCCGGACCCTGGCCAGCACCGCCTCGAACTGCGGTGAATCACCACGTTGACCAGCGGTCACCAGCAACGACAATGGTTTCTGGCCTTGCTCGGTGGCCAGGTGCAGCTTGGTCGTCCAGCCTCCCCGCGACCGCCCAGCGCGTGGTCGGCCGGTTCGGGCTCGCCGATACCGCCCGGCGGTTCTTTCTGCAGGTCGCCCTCGATGCGGGCGCCTGCGGCATGCTGGTGCGCCCGGTTGATCGTGGAATCCACGCTCACCTCCCAGGTGATCAGCCCGGCGGCGTCGGCCCGAGTCTGCAACGCCGCCAAGATCAGCGCCCACACACCAGCGCGCTGCCAGCACCGGAACAAGCCATAGACGGTTTGCCAGCAGCCATACACAGGTGGGACGTCACGCCACGGCGAACCGACACGAACCCGCCAGCGGATGCCGTCCAAAAGCTGGCGTTTACTCCACAGTGGCGGGCGGCCGGGCTTCTTGCCGACGGGCAGCAGCGGTTCCAGGATCGCCCACTGCGCGTCGGTCAGATCGGCTCGCCCCGTCGCCGCTAGGCTGGGCACGAGGTCTCCGGTGTTCTTGATCAGCTTGGTCGTTGATCGGTCTACCGGAGACCTCGTCTATTCGGCCCAAGACACGCCGCACCCACAACGCCAGCCAGAAGCTGCGCTGGTCAGCACATCGAAACAGGCTCTAGCGCATCGGCGAGGTGATCGACGGTGAAAGCGGGTGCCGGCCGGCGAACAGGGGTGTTCGCCGGCCGGCACCGGCACAGCCGGGGGAACCCGTCCGTACGGCTGCCGCTGAACCGCCCACAGCCGCCGTGACTGTTGTTGGATACCCGCTCACCGGTCTTGTCGACGGCCAAGAGTTTACGCTACGGTTACCTGGGAGCGCTCCCAGTCCGCGGGCTCAATGCCTGCTGCCTCGCATTCCGTG
Protein-coding sequences here:
- a CDS encoding acyl carrier protein, translating into MADAASVQQVDEQPRLLGLVRSAWRDTLGYDTPDDDTSFFDAGGDSFVLISLIAKMAKSSGITITPVDVLRAPTIRAQAALLDRMRADGRGEAEAGRADGNP
- a CDS encoding alpha/beta fold hydrolase encodes the protein MKNAVEEKWVRRFRDDDGCETKLVCFPHAGAVAGAYRTWPAGLPSDIGVLAVRYPGREDRFDDPFPPGLEALAEDIADALGELARHRIVLFGHCFGATVAHEVALRLQDRGSSPAALCVSGTQPPHALPGGTVPSADEDIIAHVVGLDASRAEAFENPGMREAVLPAVRGDYRLVAGYSGGSRPPLACPVYAYAGEDDSEVTPAEIARWADLTNGAFRLRVLPGGHFYLKPQEAALLADLTGVLETVRSGTTTA
- the pdxS gene encoding pyridoxal 5'-phosphate synthase lyase subunit PdxS, with translation MSEQQPAPSSGTVQSVTGTAKVKRGMAEMLKGGVIMDVVTAEQAKIAEDAGAVAVMALERVPADIRAQGGVARMSDPDLIDGIIEAVSIPVMAKARIGHFVEAQVLQSLGVDYVDESEVLTPADYANHIDKWAFTVPFVCGATNLGEALRRITEGAAMIRSKGEAGTGDVSNATTHMRQIRGEIRKLTSLPEDELFVAAKELQAPYELVREVAQAGKLPVVLFTAGGIATPADAAMMMQLGAEGVFVGSGIFKSGNPAQRAAAIVKATTFYDDPDVLAKVSRGLGEAMVGINVEELPEPHRLAERGW
- a CDS encoding DUF5937 family protein gives rise to the protein MLDLAFSTEDLAHTRFAFSPAWEIVASVRVLNQPGQHALHLPWIKRATAALAGDGLDIGFLRDLVPLRHLPGFLAGTPSTPLPELADELADLRDVPARLVRRELDAMAGPRSPALTRLHREPEAGLERLATLMERYWHLVLAPDWPRIRALLEADVLYRSRLLAQGGAAELFNDLTPLVRWQGGTLTVAHRHLHAAVPLDGRGLVLVPSAFVWPRVFSKTDPRWQPVLRYPPRGIATLWETGTATAPGALAAVVGRGRAMLLAELAAPASTAELARRTGLSAGAVSQHLGVLKAAALVNRHRAGRHVLYVRTSLAESLVAGAGEVDC
- a CDS encoding FAD-binding oxidoreductase, which produces MDRRAFLRISGAVPVAGLAGWPPPDDWERLRKRLSGPLFRPGDPGYPEAKQGFFTMYDDRMPVAVVGAARVEDVQAAAGFAARHRLPVAARSGGHSYPGYSTVDGGIVVDLSRFSGIDVRPDGRAHIGAGARLGPIATALAAHGRVLPAGSCETVGIAGLALGGGVGLVDRKHGLTCDHLEAARIVTADGHVRTVSRAAEPDLFWALRGGGGGNFGIVTGFTFRTVPIADVVTYKITFPPGTQATLLAAWQEWLPGMPDELWSGVNIDAATAVTSGTFLGPEARLKELLDDLVRRVGTPPAGREARVTDHLGAMRSFDDHEARPGAVAARAAYVGTSRMLLRPVTDPAAVVEVLTRAPRVGTLIDSAGGAIARVGARETAFPHRSALASFQFLHGATPEDGGEAEARRALAAVRDGLGPEFGTTGYVNYLDPDMPDWARAYYGVNLPRLRAVARKYDPHGLFAFPQGLSEPRPIVHKGGS
- a CDS encoding elongation factor G-like protein EF-G2, translated to MADKQAKNADTGAAVAVDDPAKVRNVVLVGPAGSGKTTLAEALLAASGTVPRAGSVVDGTTVCDHDPAAVRQQRSVGLSVAPVLHQGHKINLIDTPGYADFVGELRAGLRAADAALFVVSAAEGVDAATVAVWEECAAVGMPRAVVVSRLDHHRADATAEIAACQAAFGAGVLPLYLPAGDGLVGLITQRYFDYSGGHPPTVGEPAAADLERMAEARNELIEGIIAESEDESLMDRYLAGEEIAETTLIADLETAVARGSFHPVIPVCATSGVGLAEVLDGIVRAFPSPLEHRPPDVTTPDGGEHAAITADPAGPLAAEVVRTAVDSYVGRVSLVRVFSGTLRPERPVHVSGHGLAERGHEDHDADERVAHLYSPLGSALREVPYCVAGDLCALTKVGSAETGDTVSSPDDPLLMEPWAMPEPLLPVAVVAKTRSDEDTLARNLSRLVAGDPTLRLDRNAETGQLVLWCMGEAHADVVLSRLRAGGADVDTEPVKISLRSTFAKPAKGHGRHVKQSGGHGQFAVCDIEVEPLPRGGGFQFVDKVVGGSVPHQFIPSVEKGVRAQLQRGLADGHPVVDVKVTLVDGKAHSVDSSDAAFQTAGALALREAAANGHLTMLEPLEEVAIRLPDEHLGTVLGDLSSRRGRVLGTEAGEGGRTVIRAEVPATELIRYLIDLRSMTSGTATFTRRHARFEPMPEGMAVH